The following are encoded in a window of Halosolutus halophilus genomic DNA:
- a CDS encoding 2-oxo acid dehydrogenase subunit E2, protein MTDQRDTIEPFPIQRRGTVDALRMASRRSVVHGLVEFDVTEARRRIDEREERTGAELSFTAFLVFALARALEDHPHINAYRDWRGRIVQFDDVDVMVIIEVEIDGKRIGVPHVIRAANRRTLRSIHDEIRTAQRDPDERQRPGLASLAVRLPGPVRRLFFRLPQWFPRRWKRIAGTVAVTSVGMFGTGGGWGITPTNYTLQLTVGGTGQKPGVVDGEIEPREYLSITATFDHDIVDGAPATRFVQRLKELVEDPEVLQRDSSRATD, encoded by the coding sequence ATGACCGACCAGCGTGACACGATCGAACCGTTCCCGATACAGCGGCGAGGGACCGTTGACGCACTGCGCATGGCCAGCCGACGAAGCGTCGTTCACGGACTCGTCGAGTTCGACGTAACCGAGGCCCGACGGCGCATTGACGAGCGAGAAGAGCGGACAGGAGCGGAACTCTCGTTCACCGCCTTTCTCGTGTTTGCTCTGGCCCGAGCCCTCGAAGATCATCCCCACATCAACGCATACCGTGACTGGCGGGGGCGGATCGTCCAGTTCGATGACGTCGACGTGATGGTCATCATCGAGGTCGAAATCGACGGGAAACGGATCGGCGTTCCGCACGTCATCAGAGCGGCGAATCGGCGGACACTTCGGTCGATTCACGACGAGATCCGGACGGCCCAGCGGGACCCGGACGAACGACAACGGCCGGGGTTGGCCTCCCTGGCCGTCCGCCTTCCCGGACCTGTACGGCGGCTGTTCTTTCGGCTCCCACAGTGGTTTCCTCGACGCTGGAAACGTATCGCAGGCACAGTCGCTGTGACGTCCGTCGGAATGTTTGGTACCGGCGGCGGGTGGGGAATTACTCCGACGAACTACACGCTTCAACTCACGGTCGGCGGAACCGGCCAGAAGCCGGGGGTCGTCGACGGCGAGATCGAACCCCGCGAGTACCTTTCCATCACGGCGACGTTCGATCACGACATCGTTGACGGCGCACCCGCAACTCGGTTCGTTCAACGGCTGAAGGAACTCGTCGAAGATCCCGAGGTGCTACAACGTGATTCGTCGCGCGCAACCGACTGA
- a CDS encoding DUF7512 family protein, with product MLIAPALGGSERAAVTIGLVLTEALVLYVGYGALMQITGPVVREMLASL from the coding sequence CTGCTGATCGCGCCGGCACTCGGCGGGTCCGAACGGGCCGCTGTCACGATTGGACTCGTCTTGACGGAAGCGCTGGTGCTCTACGTCGGATACGGGGCGTTGATGCAGATCACTGGCCCGGTCGTCCGTGAGATGCTCGCGAGTCTCTGA
- a CDS encoding sulfite exporter TauE/SafE family protein, whose amino-acid sequence MEIFGLGIVSIALFAGFGLLIGVLFGFFGMGGSFLVTPALLVVGYPVPVAVGSGLAFVFGTSVIGALGHRAHGQIDYKLATLMLLGMTIGVEVGMRVVFLLEKIGSVDLVISVAYVGLLALVGTFTLSDARGDRDRSDRFHFATLVQAIRLPPTVTLTGDLVVSSWLVLAVGGMIGILSGVLGVGGGFFLLPAMVYGFGVPATVAVGTDILQITVSSAYGTFVYADANAVALPAVGSLLAGSALGARIGVGATKHVGEDDVKGYFAATLFAGSLSIAAKELSDHLVIEVLDTVSIALIFGAPVLVSAVIVFTAVCSLQKEITHGTSSP is encoded by the coding sequence ATGGAAATCTTCGGCCTCGGTATCGTATCGATCGCGCTCTTCGCCGGATTCGGTCTGCTAATCGGCGTGCTTTTCGGTTTCTTCGGGATGGGCGGGTCGTTTCTCGTGACGCCGGCGCTGCTCGTGGTAGGCTATCCGGTACCGGTGGCCGTCGGGAGCGGGCTCGCCTTTGTATTCGGTACTAGCGTCATCGGTGCGCTCGGACACCGCGCCCACGGTCAGATCGACTACAAACTGGCGACGTTGATGCTACTCGGAATGACGATCGGTGTGGAGGTCGGTATGCGAGTCGTCTTCCTCCTCGAGAAGATCGGATCGGTTGATCTTGTGATCAGCGTCGCCTACGTCGGCCTGCTAGCACTCGTCGGGACGTTCACGTTGAGTGATGCACGCGGTGACCGTGATAGGTCTGATCGGTTCCACTTCGCCACCCTGGTGCAGGCGATTCGGCTTCCGCCGACGGTCACGCTGACTGGAGATCTCGTCGTCTCATCGTGGCTCGTCCTCGCCGTCGGAGGTATGATCGGAATCCTTTCCGGAGTCCTCGGCGTCGGGGGCGGATTCTTCCTGCTGCCGGCGATGGTGTACGGATTTGGCGTTCCTGCCACGGTCGCGGTCGGGACCGACATTCTGCAGATCACCGTCTCCAGTGCATACGGTACGTTCGTCTACGCGGACGCTAACGCGGTTGCGCTCCCGGCCGTCGGATCGCTGCTCGCTGGTAGCGCTCTCGGCGCTCGTATCGGAGTCGGCGCGACGAAGCACGTCGGCGAGGACGACGTCAAGGGCTACTTCGCGGCGACGTTATTCGCTGGTAGCCTTTCGATCGCCGCGAAGGAACTCAGCGATCACCTCGTCATCGAGGTGCTCGACACGGTCAGTATCGCGCTTATCTTCGGCGCACCCGTACTCGTCAGTGCTGTTATCGTGTTCACCGCTGTTTGTAGCCTCCAGAAAGAGATAACGCACGGCACGAGCTCACCGTGA
- a CDS encoding NAD(P)/FAD-dependent oxidoreductase, which translates to MERTVILGCGDAGLIATAYLARDTETDVVVISEREYHVFSFLLYRVIAGRTFDSACLDLRRTFRGTDVTFVQGLVETLDLAENRIHLRSGSLHFDTLLITVGGVTKYTIDDRRHVLDIRTDARDIRSAVASPDVRDVVIVGGGPVGVETGATLSTALEDVDVTLVTSDRRPLSDFPPRASELVERELRRRGIDLRVNTRVSDVTENRVVLGGDRVVRTDLTVWAGGVQPNPVIEPFDLPQNERGLRVDPYLRCDGTSDVYAAGDVIEYPGKAKDGYSAGLEARTAAKNVRRGIRGRRLKEHDVRWHPRVVSLGRNTALFTMNGVVHRGRCPALLRAVAVRGYPFYWKYLY; encoded by the coding sequence ATGGAGCGGACGGTTATCCTCGGCTGTGGCGACGCGGGATTGATCGCGACGGCGTATTTAGCGCGGGATACGGAGACCGACGTGGTCGTTATCTCCGAGCGTGAGTACCACGTCTTCTCGTTTCTCCTCTACCGCGTGATAGCGGGCCGAACGTTCGACAGCGCGTGCCTCGACCTTCGACGCACGTTCCGAGGTACGGACGTCACCTTCGTTCAGGGGCTCGTCGAGACGCTGGACCTGGCCGAGAATCGAATCCACCTTCGAAGCGGGTCACTGCATTTCGATACGCTCCTGATCACGGTCGGCGGAGTGACGAAGTACACAATCGACGATCGAAGGCACGTCCTGGATATTCGGACTGATGCCCGAGACATACGAAGCGCAGTGGCGTCCCCCGACGTTCGCGACGTCGTCATCGTCGGCGGGGGCCCGGTCGGCGTCGAGACGGGTGCAACGCTCTCGACCGCTCTCGAGGACGTCGACGTAACGCTCGTCACGTCCGACCGTCGTCCGTTATCTGACTTTCCGCCGCGCGCGAGCGAACTCGTCGAGCGGGAGTTACGACGACGAGGGATCGACCTTCGAGTGAATACGCGGGTGAGCGACGTGACAGAGAATCGCGTCGTGCTGGGCGGGGACCGCGTCGTGCGGACCGATCTAACCGTCTGGGCGGGTGGCGTGCAACCGAATCCGGTAATCGAACCCTTCGATCTCCCGCAAAACGAGCGAGGCTTGCGCGTGGATCCCTATCTGCGCTGCGATGGTACCAGTGACGTGTACGCCGCCGGTGACGTCATCGAGTACCCGGGCAAGGCGAAAGACGGCTACTCCGCGGGGCTGGAAGCCAGAACTGCGGCGAAGAACGTCCGTCGAGGGATTCGAGGACGTCGATTGAAAGAACACGACGTTCGGTGGCATCCGAGAGTCGTGTCCCTCGGACGGAACACCGCACTCTTCACGATGAACGGGGTCGTTCACCGCGGGCGGTGTCCAGCACTTCTGCGAGCGGTCGCCGTCAGGGGCTATCCGTTCTACTGGAAGTACCTGTATTGA
- a CDS encoding cupredoxin domain-containing protein yields MNDLSSRRTVLGIASGAIVTGLAGCLTGSDQQGSDGRDADTDDHSEDTGHSDAEDTHDDSHEEDEQSHGGHGEELAGPSAAAEVLMTATDSGDHFDPHVVWVEKGGSVSWTNESGSHSTTVYHAANDDPQLAPDEAAAWDSGVLSEQGATFDHTFETEGVYHYYCAPHETAGMIGSVVVGRPDPHDQRALAEPPSDRSATVREKLTELNDVVRDALGDDHDETDDHDETDDHDETDDHDDR; encoded by the coding sequence ATGAACGACCTGTCATCTCGACGGACCGTACTCGGTATCGCCAGCGGCGCAATCGTGACCGGACTGGCCGGGTGTCTGACTGGCAGCGACCAGCAGGGAAGCGACGGTCGAGACGCGGATACTGACGACCACAGCGAGGATACCGGCCACAGCGACGCGGAGGATACGCACGACGATTCTCACGAAGAGGACGAGCAGAGCCACGGAGGCCACGGTGAGGAACTCGCCGGACCCTCGGCAGCAGCCGAGGTACTGATGACCGCTACCGATTCGGGGGACCACTTCGACCCACACGTCGTCTGGGTCGAGAAAGGCGGGAGCGTTAGCTGGACCAACGAGAGCGGCAGTCACTCTACGACGGTCTATCACGCAGCAAATGACGACCCGCAACTCGCCCCCGACGAGGCAGCAGCGTGGGACAGCGGCGTCCTGTCGGAACAGGGGGCGACCTTCGATCACACGTTCGAAACCGAGGGCGTGTACCACTATTACTGTGCCCCACACGAGACGGCCGGAATGATCGGCAGTGTCGTCGTCGGCCGCCCCGATCCACACGACCAGCGTGCGCTGGCGGAACCACCTTCCGACAGGTCTGCGACCGTCCGTGAAAAACTGACAGAATTGAACGACGTGGTGAGAGACGCACTCGGCGACGATCACGATGAAACCGACGATCACGATGAGACCGACGATCACGATGAGACCGACGATCACGACGATCGCTGA
- a CDS encoding cytochrome P450, protein MGTQRSTDRTGPSDAHRSDEKRPLPPGPDGYPIVGTVVQLLRDPFGFYETFDEYGDVVRYDVAGRTFTALLAPEYVERVLVEEPWRFERWEFADVGVEFAPEGLLSSDREQWQGQRQLMQPMFTMERIRSYADVMADIADRVADGWTDGQTVALDDAFSELALAILSKTLFDLEIDPESAEGAIPRAARAINERTGPERNLTMFVPDWVPTPGNRRYNRAMSDVDEVLDQLLEHRRATDRNANDLLSLLLEAEGPDGYELSEAEIRDNLLTFLFAGHETTALGLTYTIMLLAEHDDAAVALREELDAVLDGDTPGFEHVPQLEYTEQVVTEALRLYPPAFIMFRRATEDAVVGGYRIPEGTILTLPQFHIHTDDRFYDDPDAFRPDRWADERAADRPEYAYFPFGGGPRHCIGMRFAMLELQLVVATLARRFEFEHLSDPDPELAAGATLRPAENVRVRVRERE, encoded by the coding sequence ATGGGAACACAGCGTTCGACGGATCGAACCGGACCGAGCGACGCGCACCGATCGGACGAAAAGCGTCCGCTCCCGCCCGGGCCGGACGGGTATCCGATCGTCGGCACCGTCGTCCAGTTGCTCCGCGATCCGTTCGGGTTCTACGAGACGTTCGACGAGTACGGTGACGTCGTGCGCTACGACGTCGCCGGACGGACGTTCACGGCGCTGCTCGCGCCCGAGTACGTCGAGCGCGTCCTCGTCGAGGAGCCGTGGCGATTCGAACGGTGGGAGTTCGCGGACGTCGGAGTGGAGTTCGCGCCGGAGGGACTCCTCTCCAGCGACCGCGAGCAGTGGCAGGGTCAGCGCCAGCTCATGCAACCGATGTTCACGATGGAACGGATCCGATCGTACGCCGACGTGATGGCCGACATCGCCGATCGCGTCGCCGACGGATGGACGGACGGGCAGACGGTCGCGCTCGACGACGCCTTCTCGGAACTCGCGCTGGCGATCCTCTCGAAGACCCTGTTCGACCTGGAGATCGATCCGGAGTCGGCCGAGGGCGCGATCCCCCGCGCCGCCAGGGCGATCAACGAGCGCACCGGTCCGGAGCGGAACCTCACGATGTTCGTCCCGGACTGGGTGCCGACGCCGGGGAATCGACGGTACAACCGGGCAATGAGCGACGTCGACGAGGTGCTCGATCAGCTACTCGAGCACCGGCGAGCGACGGATCGGAACGCGAACGATCTGCTCTCGTTGCTACTCGAGGCGGAGGGGCCGGACGGGTACGAACTCTCGGAGGCGGAGATCCGCGACAACCTGCTGACGTTCCTCTTCGCGGGCCACGAGACGACGGCGCTCGGACTCACCTACACGATCATGCTGCTCGCCGAGCACGACGACGCCGCGGTCGCCCTTCGCGAGGAACTGGACGCCGTGCTGGACGGCGATACGCCGGGGTTCGAGCACGTCCCGCAACTGGAATACACGGAGCAGGTCGTCACGGAAGCGCTTCGCCTGTACCCGCCCGCGTTCATCATGTTCCGCCGGGCGACCGAGGACGCCGTCGTCGGCGGCTACCGGATCCCCGAGGGAACGATCCTGACGCTCCCCCAGTTCCACATTCACACCGACGATCGGTTCTACGACGACCCCGACGCGTTCCGGCCCGATCGATGGGCCGACGAGCGCGCGGCCGATCGGCCGGAGTACGCCTACTTCCCGTTCGGCGGCGGTCCGCGACACTGCATCGGGATGCGCTTTGCCATGCTCGAACTGCAACTCGTCGTCGCGACGCTGGCGCGGCGGTTCGAATTCGAACACCTGAGCGACCCCGATCCGGAACTCGCGGCCGGCGCGACGTTACGGCCCGCCGAGAACGTCCGCGTCCGGGTTCGCGAGCGAGAGTGA
- a CDS encoding helix-turn-helix domain-containing protein, which translates to MKYLDVRLRQPDWMLHPMQRFIREEDVVRYEELRAWSIRPESDVEYALYYVEVAGDPGRYRDAIDRVDSIVEYELAPIDDDALNVWVCEETRPESRAWRGAFEDRHLIVVPPVRFDDEAAMGMTIVGDGADIQAVLADLPDAIDVTIDEIGTYDRRGGTVAGALTERQLDAIDTALAIGYYAVPRDASLADVADALDCAESTASVLLRRAERELFSRVLDRYGGAIGRGRRTDRSSPAR; encoded by the coding sequence GTGAAGTACCTGGACGTGCGACTGCGCCAGCCAGACTGGATGCTCCACCCGATGCAGCGGTTCATCCGGGAGGAGGACGTCGTACGGTACGAGGAACTGCGCGCCTGGAGCATCCGACCCGAATCGGACGTGGAGTACGCGCTGTACTACGTCGAGGTGGCCGGTGATCCCGGGCGGTATCGGGACGCGATCGACCGGGTCGACTCGATCGTCGAGTACGAACTCGCACCGATCGACGACGACGCGCTCAACGTCTGGGTCTGCGAGGAGACCCGTCCCGAGAGCCGGGCGTGGCGCGGTGCCTTCGAGGACCGCCACCTGATCGTCGTCCCGCCGGTCCGATTCGACGACGAAGCCGCGATGGGAATGACGATCGTCGGGGACGGCGCGGATATCCAGGCCGTTCTCGCGGACCTCCCCGACGCCATCGACGTGACGATCGACGAAATCGGAACCTACGATCGCCGCGGCGGCACGGTCGCCGGTGCGCTCACGGAGCGACAACTCGACGCGATCGACACGGCGCTCGCGATCGGCTACTACGCCGTGCCGCGGGACGCGTCGCTCGCCGACGTCGCAGACGCGCTCGACTGTGCGGAGAGCACCGCGTCGGTCCTGCTCCGGCGGGCCGAACGGGAACTGTTCTCCCGCGTCCTCGATCGGTACGGCGGTGCGATCGGCCGGGGTCGGCGAACGGATCGGTCCTCCCCGGCGCGATAG
- a CDS encoding class I SAM-dependent methyltransferase, giving the protein MAIDSRTASEPNDPAARRPMSIEEIRASYAECADWAARFDWLERRLTGRYRRELFESARGRVLDVACGTGPNFEYLPSTVDLVGIDVSPEMLAKANERLDRLGIDGRLREMDAQDLAFADDSFDTVISSLSTCTFPDPVAALEEMDRVCRPDGRILLFEHGRSYVGPIARFQDWRADAHYAQAGCRWNQEPLELLVEAELPVREVSTRALGIVTLVEVRPSRESLLEAVRAHVVDRKG; this is encoded by the coding sequence ATGGCGATCGATTCCCGCACGGCGTCGGAACCCAACGATCCGGCGGCGCGCCGTCCCATGTCGATCGAGGAGATTCGCGCGTCCTACGCGGAGTGTGCCGACTGGGCCGCCCGATTCGACTGGCTCGAACGGCGTCTCACCGGCCGATACCGACGCGAACTCTTCGAGTCTGCGAGGGGCCGGGTCCTCGACGTCGCCTGCGGCACGGGACCGAACTTCGAGTACCTGCCGTCGACTGTCGACCTCGTCGGGATCGACGTCAGCCCGGAGATGCTGGCGAAGGCGAACGAACGGCTCGATCGACTCGGGATCGACGGGCGCCTCCGGGAGATGGACGCGCAGGACCTCGCGTTCGCAGACGACAGCTTCGACACCGTCATCTCGTCGCTGTCGACCTGTACGTTTCCCGACCCCGTGGCCGCACTCGAAGAGATGGACCGGGTCTGCCGGCCCGACGGGCGGATCCTCCTGTTCGAACACGGCCGGAGCTACGTCGGGCCGATCGCCCGATTCCAGGACTGGCGGGCCGACGCCCACTACGCGCAGGCGGGGTGTCGGTGGAACCAGGAACCGCTCGAACTGCTCGTCGAGGCCGAACTGCCGGTTCGCGAGGTCAGCACCCGGGCACTGGGGATCGTCACCCTCGTCGAGGTCCGGCCGTCACGGGAGTCGCTGCTCGAGGCCGTTCGGGCGCACGTCGTCGATCGAAAAGGGTAA
- a CDS encoding PRC-barrel domain containing protein produces the protein MSANFTADDEGKRVVNAQGDEIGVVHDVERGTAHVKPDPGMTDTIKSKLGWGDADDETYALDADSVERITDDEVRLGRL, from the coding sequence GTGAGCGCAAACTTCACAGCGGACGACGAGGGGAAACGAGTCGTCAACGCACAAGGAGACGAAATCGGCGTCGTCCACGACGTCGAACGAGGAACGGCCCACGTCAAACCCGACCCGGGGATGACGGACACGATCAAGTCCAAACTCGGCTGGGGCGATGCCGACGACGAGACCTACGCGCTCGATGCCGACAGCGTCGAGCGGATCACGGACGACGAGGTACGACTCGGACGGCTGTAA
- a CDS encoding Eco57I restriction-modification methylase domain-containing protein produces the protein MDWDRRETRDAALPSRLDATPASGGRRGPATGADEDGGATGADRDGTATGADRNEAASTYGHRFLETAGYLTEPRERETAYAAGRSVRYTASVAGPVRIGYFEFPFSSVPRETPVRIARGLARRTRLQYCWFVDPATDRVRVVRTAGRPAQFDYDPASDPPSRRGRLERAEEDIAALFDRSDVVDRFAGDLRAERARLARTLTIDDASDATGRERLLAAQRLLDRLLYCYVLVAGGVVVPVDGDGTPASHQPSRVFRPIVRECDDVAATLATIVETLHAPEPAILQVTDSRRLHVPFLGRDDGRSAGRGPGVDDPTGDRTTATVDGFDWDGLLDRLDGYDWRLSGFPWGDGRESGVESNPAANGTITPAVLGDCGERFVVAVRDFDDGRLDEPDDAARSEPHSGGNDELGAYYTGERIADFVGRRALWEALRESIDKDLAAGTAPSALESTPLYRPARGRRREIEAAQRDGFDALYEACGDDERVLAYVDAKLRDLTVCDPAVGSGSFVLAVANVLFEWRSMCRPTVDAATLRREIVADNVFGVDVRDDVAARCRRRLRCWVLAATPIADREPSANCGPDAESETGANRPTPPALSARSIGIRSGNSLFGITDPDAVSETVPNRPDPDPQDPEQYDAVRAELDERFASTRCDAETGSPLEVEDRVDTASAAWESLRTGSTAATTLCVEVPSGIPDGVDAALNALGFTTYTYKARLERPFAESPPGVEPGDLGALFGLLGDRIGDRDAWSVVVEREYAGVDFAPDALDACHWPLEFPEVFDDGGFDVVVSNPPYGAELGPEAEPLVKRSGTYTCQGASDTCEWFLERMLTLASETGVVAAVVPKSVAFYGSWSDVRGRLLAETTIKHVLDVGLGFAGVTLETIALVGTCADDGDGPVADTAEREGAIGPTIHRSRDCRQPTANEPVHLGRVPRRYVRDAGTIVFRPITDDQDAVLDRIVAADRRLGEVLSTDETTRQLYVPDDAKANLDEGTDPYVEKVPWVSRYHLTDVRYADLSDYDDAVERYTVPRVMLKVLRGSRLRAWLDPIGALVGTEKLVNVPLTGREGREIAFVYAVCNHPFASFYLQKTIFSETTETARVLDGQYSRPIPVPDPGRATEAAVARLAWTLTIARQLAVDRERGTMDAAADARGSVEEVTVPVDAGDRDLEDVSADLERALEALVAACYLRDELCDRWTAALERRGPAASAVETLFDEFYAERYARADGTPGARWPAIRDVLAETVAVTDDWAVDRIHESHDLAVVRDVLE, from the coding sequence ATGGATTGGGATCGGCGCGAAACCCGTGACGCGGCCCTGCCGTCGCGGCTCGACGCGACACCCGCGAGCGGGGGCCGACGCGGACCAGCAACCGGAGCCGACGAGGACGGGGGCGCCACCGGGGCGGACAGGGATGGAACCGCCACCGGAGCGGACAGGAACGAAGCTGCGTCCACGTACGGGCACAGGTTTCTCGAGACTGCCGGCTACCTGACCGAGCCGCGCGAACGGGAGACGGCGTACGCGGCGGGCCGCAGCGTCAGGTACACGGCGAGCGTCGCCGGCCCCGTTCGAATCGGATACTTCGAGTTTCCGTTCAGTTCGGTACCGCGAGAGACGCCCGTCCGCATCGCTCGGGGGCTGGCCCGCCGAACGCGGCTCCAGTACTGCTGGTTTGTCGACCCAGCGACCGATCGCGTCCGGGTGGTTCGAACCGCCGGGCGTCCCGCCCAGTTCGACTACGACCCGGCGTCCGATCCGCCGTCCAGACGGGGCCGGCTCGAGCGCGCCGAGGAGGACATTGCCGCGCTGTTCGACCGCAGCGACGTCGTCGATCGGTTCGCCGGCGACCTCCGGGCGGAGCGTGCGCGGCTCGCGCGGACGCTGACGATCGACGACGCGAGCGACGCCACGGGACGGGAGCGGCTCCTCGCGGCCCAGCGGCTCCTCGATCGGCTGCTGTACTGTTACGTTCTCGTGGCGGGTGGCGTCGTCGTGCCGGTCGACGGCGACGGGACGCCCGCGTCGCACCAGCCGAGTCGGGTCTTCCGGCCGATCGTTCGCGAGTGCGACGACGTCGCGGCGACGCTGGCGACGATCGTCGAGACGCTGCACGCCCCCGAGCCGGCGATCCTGCAGGTGACCGATTCCCGCCGGCTGCACGTACCGTTTCTCGGCCGCGACGACGGCCGATCGGCGGGCCGTGGGCCCGGCGTTGACGACCCGACGGGCGACCGCACGACCGCGACCGTCGACGGCTTCGACTGGGACGGGTTGCTCGATCGGCTCGACGGCTACGACTGGCGACTGAGCGGCTTCCCGTGGGGAGACGGACGCGAGTCCGGGGTCGAATCCAACCCGGCCGCGAACGGGACGATCACGCCTGCGGTACTCGGCGACTGCGGCGAGCGGTTCGTCGTCGCCGTCCGGGACTTCGACGACGGTCGGCTGGACGAGCCCGACGACGCCGCCCGATCGGAGCCCCACTCCGGGGGCAACGACGAACTGGGTGCCTACTACACCGGCGAGCGGATCGCCGACTTCGTGGGTCGACGTGCCCTCTGGGAGGCGCTCCGGGAGTCGATCGACAAGGACCTGGCGGCGGGAACGGCACCGAGTGCCCTCGAGTCGACGCCGCTGTACCGGCCGGCACGCGGACGGCGACGGGAGATCGAGGCCGCGCAGCGGGACGGGTTCGACGCCCTCTACGAGGCATGCGGGGACGACGAGCGCGTACTCGCGTACGTGGACGCGAAACTCCGCGACCTGACCGTCTGTGACCCGGCCGTCGGCAGCGGCTCGTTCGTGCTCGCCGTCGCGAACGTCCTCTTCGAGTGGCGATCGATGTGCCGCCCGACCGTCGACGCGGCCACGCTTCGGCGCGAGATCGTCGCCGACAACGTCTTCGGCGTCGACGTGCGCGACGACGTCGCGGCCCGCTGCAGACGCCGACTCCGGTGCTGGGTGCTCGCCGCGACGCCGATCGCGGACCGCGAGCCGAGTGCGAACTGCGGACCCGACGCAGAGAGTGAGACCGGTGCGAATCGACCGACGCCCCCGGCGCTGTCGGCGCGTTCGATCGGGATCCGATCGGGGAACAGCCTGTTCGGGATCACCGACCCGGACGCCGTCTCCGAGACCGTCCCGAACCGGCCGGATCCGGACCCGCAGGACCCGGAGCAGTACGACGCGGTCCGGGCCGAACTCGACGAACGGTTCGCCAGCACCCGGTGCGACGCCGAGACGGGGTCGCCACTCGAGGTCGAGGACCGCGTCGACACCGCCAGCGCGGCGTGGGAGAGTCTCCGGACCGGTTCGACCGCCGCCACGACGCTCTGCGTGGAGGTCCCGTCGGGGATTCCGGACGGGGTCGACGCGGCCCTGAACGCGCTCGGATTCACCACCTACACGTACAAGGCCCGTCTCGAACGGCCGTTTGCGGAGTCACCGCCGGGAGTCGAACCGGGCGACCTCGGTGCCCTGTTCGGGCTGCTGGGCGATCGGATCGGCGACCGCGACGCGTGGTCGGTCGTCGTCGAACGCGAGTACGCGGGCGTGGACTTCGCCCCGGACGCGCTCGACGCCTGCCACTGGCCCCTCGAGTTCCCGGAGGTCTTCGACGACGGGGGCTTCGACGTCGTCGTCTCCAATCCACCGTACGGGGCCGAACTCGGCCCCGAAGCGGAGCCGCTGGTGAAGCGAAGCGGGACCTACACGTGCCAGGGGGCCAGCGACACCTGCGAGTGGTTCCTCGAACGGATGCTGACCCTCGCGAGCGAGACCGGCGTCGTCGCAGCCGTCGTCCCAAAGAGCGTCGCGTTCTACGGTTCCTGGAGCGACGTCCGTGGACGACTCCTCGCGGAGACGACGATCAAACACGTCCTCGACGTCGGACTCGGGTTCGCCGGCGTGACCCTCGAGACGATCGCACTCGTCGGAACGTGCGCCGACGACGGCGACGGTCCGGTCGCGGATACCGCCGAGCGCGAGGGCGCGATCGGGCCGACGATCCACCGCAGCCGCGACTGTCGGCAGCCGACGGCGAACGAACCGGTTCACCTCGGGCGAGTTCCGCGGCGGTACGTGCGGGACGCGGGAACGATCGTCTTTCGCCCGATCACCGACGACCAGGACGCGGTACTCGATCGGATCGTCGCCGCCGATCGGCGGCTGGGAGAGGTGCTGTCGACCGACGAGACGACGCGCCAGCTCTACGTTCCGGACGACGCGAAGGCGAACCTGGACGAGGGGACCGACCCATACGTCGAGAAGGTCCCGTGGGTCAGCCGCTACCACCTGACGGACGTCCGGTACGCGGATCTGAGCGACTACGACGACGCGGTCGAGCGCTACACCGTTCCGCGGGTGATGCTGAAGGTGCTGCGGGGGTCACGACTCCGGGCGTGGCTCGACCCGATCGGCGCGCTCGTCGGGACGGAAAAGCTGGTGAACGTCCCGCTGACCGGCCGCGAGGGGCGCGAGATCGCGTTCGTCTACGCCGTGTGCAACCACCCGTTCGCGTCGTTTTACCTCCAGAAGACGATCTTCTCGGAGACGACCGAGACCGCCAGGGTGCTCGACGGCCAGTACTCCCGCCCGATTCCGGTCCCCGATCCCGGCCGGGCGACCGAAGCCGCGGTCGCTCGACTCGCCTGGACGCTGACGATCGCGCGGCAACTGGCGGTCGATCGCGAGCGTGGCACGATGGACGCGGCCGCCGATGCAAGAGGGAGCGTCGAGGAAGTGACCGTACCCGTGGACGCGGGTGACCGGGACCTCGAAGACGTGTCCGCGGACCTCGAGCGCGCACTGGAGGCGCTCGTCGCCGCGTGTTACCTGCGTGACGAACTGTGCGATCGCTGGACGGCGGCCCTCGAGCGACGCGGCCCTGCCGCCTCCGCGGTCGAAACGCTTTTCGACGAGTTCTACGCCGAGCGGTACGCGAGAGCGGACGGAACCCCCGGGGCCCGCTGGCCCGCGATCCGGGACGTGCTCGCGGAGACGGTGGCCGTCACGGACGACTGGGCCGTCGATCGGATTCACGAGAGCCACGATCTGGCCGTGGTCAGGGACGTCCTCGAGTGA